A region of the Canis lupus dingo isolate Sandy chromosome 8, ASM325472v2, whole genome shotgun sequence genome:
GCCAGTACAAGCAGTGTAGTATGATGAAGAGGAGGCAGATCTGGAGAAGGTATACAGCCAAGATCATGCCTCTGATGATGGTAATGTCCCACCCCACAAGGTGACGAACATGCCAGGGGTGGGCTGGTGGCAGGGCTATGACATGCTATTGGGGCCACTCATCACCAACAGGTGTGGGGCACAGGTAGGCCAGAGATGAGAGGACAGCAGAGTGGTGGTGAGGGTTGCACCTGCCTGTCCTGATACTCaccatatatatatgaatatatatgaatattcagcatatatatatgaatattcagcatatatatatacttctttaaaatatatatatatatatatatatatatatatatatatatatatacttctttaaaCTGTGGCTTCTTGTCTGTGTGCCAAGGCATCTGGGCTGGTATGGGTTAGTGGCCTGGGAATTACTGAGGCAGAAGCCTCCCTATAAAACCTGGACCCTGTTTCCCTCTGTGATCATAGTGGAAGAGGAACATAAACCATGATGCTTACTACTTTCTTTGCCTGGGGGGAGAATTCCAGCAGCTCATCTACTGTAGGCAGAATTTAAGGCCTGGGTCAGTTATATTCCAGCTTCTGTTTTAAATCACAACTTTTGTGTGCCTCAGAACATCCAGAGCTGGCGTGAAATAGGGacccaggggtccctgaggcAACAGGAAGGTTAGGGAGCCCAGAGACTGCTCTGTCTGCACTATTAGAGTGGACAGGGACCATACACCATGGCCTTTGCCAGCCCCTCTGATCTGAGAGATTTCCAGCATTTCCCCCAGCATCTCTCAGAGTTCTAAGGCTAATTCCTCTATATCTAGTTGTGCAGAAAAAGCACCCCAGGACACATACATCTCCTCACATTCTCTCACTATCCATCCCCAATGCAATTTTCACCATCAGGGCTGAGGGCTCCCTTTGTCACTGTATCTTCATctcttgtcattcttttttatataataaatttattttttattggtgttcaatttgccaacatacagaataacacccagtgctcatcctgtcaagtgcccccctcagtgcccatcacccattcatccccaccccccgccctcctctccttccaccacccctagttcgtttcccagagttaggagtcttcatgttctgtctccctttctgatatttcctacccatttcttctcctttcccttctattccctttcactattatttatattcccaaaacaaacaatccaatcatgaaatgggcaaaagacatgaacagaaatcttgTCATTCTTTATAAGGTCTGTCTTGTTGAAGAAAAGCTGTTCAGTTAGCTCTTGGTTCTTTTTAGGAGGATTTGCTCTATCAATTGATATAGATTTGGTGTGTCTATGAAGGATGTTAGTTTAGGGTCTTTCTACCTTATCATCTAACATTAGGCATTTTCCCAATAGAGACTTCTGTTTTTCAGTCAcactctaaataaaaataaatatatacatttaaaaatctcagtatTCAGATTTAACcaagaaaatatcagtaaaatgaGTGGGTGTGAGAACTGCCAATTTTTTTGATGCAAACCATGTCAAGAACAACATCATCTAGTGAGAAGGCACAGCTGTTTGTTTCTGAAATGAAATCTAGCTTGCAACCGTGAGGGAGGGACAGGTAGCATCTTTTggggtaaaacaaaaaaaaaacatgcttagtatattttgtttttcctacccTTTCTTGATAgttaattttaaatgagaatatgGAAAAGAACAATTAATATGGCATCCTACGGTTCAATAAATTGAAAGtatgaaaatctgtttttctgcctttgtAGGGAAAGTACATTTTCCAACATGGAGCCTTAATGAAGAGACATTATAAAGTAAATTTAAGGTGTTTGAACACTAAATAActcaacaaaatggaaacaacaacaaaaaagaatttgtaacatagaaaattggtaaatatttaattacttaCATTTATTGAATCCCTGAGAATAAgtgtcagaaataaaatatagactttCTGGTGAGGATTACAATGTATACCCACACACAAATCTCTTCCCCATTGTTCAAGCTCTGAACTTAAGAAACCATATATGTTTTGTTTAGTTAGACATAAGAGGAAAATCTCCCTTGTTAGATTAAGTAAACACAAACTTGAGTGGTGTGAAATTGAGAAATGTGGTAATGTGGTTTGGCTTAATAGAAGCTGGGTTACTACATGTCTTTCAAACACTTCCTTGTACATCATGTTCATAGGGAGCACAATTTTTTTGACAGGAGTGTTTTCACAGCCACTTTCATATCCCTGTTCCTTAAGTGTAGATAATAGGATTTAAGGTTGGAGTCACCATGGTATAGAAGTGGGAGATAAATTTGCCTTGGTTCTGAGTACAGCTGTTCCTTGGTTGCAGGTACATGTAGATTATGGTGCCATAGAAAATGATCACCACTGTaaggtgggaggagcaggtgctGCAGGCTTTGTGCCTTGCCTCCACTGACTTTATCTTCAGCACAGCTTGACTAATAAAGCCATAGGAGATAAGAATGAGTGTTGGGGGTATTAGGAGAAACAGGACACTAACCAAAAAAGCACCAATAGTTGACAGTGGTGTCCACACAAGCCAACTTGAGGAGAGCTGGCACTTCACAAATAAAATGATCGAGTCTGTGGTTGCCACATAGAGGCAATTGCAAGGTAATAGTAGCATGGATCAGCGAATTGGCCAAACCACTAAACCAGGAGATGGATGCCAGCTGTTGACATAGCCTTGGGTTCATGATAGCCACATAGTGAAGGGGCTTGCAGATGgcaacatagtgatccaaagcCATTACAGCCAGGAGGATACACTCAGTGGAGCCCAGTGCTAGCGAAATATAGAGTTGTACTACACAACCACCATAAGTGATAGTCTTCTCTGGACCTCTCAGGTTAACTAGCATCTGAGGTGCAAGGCTAGTAGTGAAGCAGAGGTCCAGCAGGGAGAGGTtgctgaggaagaagtacataGGGGTGTGGAGGAGGGGATGTAGGTATGAGATAATGGTGATGGTGAGGTTCCCCACAAGAGTCAGGAggtagaaaaaaaggacaaatacaaaGAGTGCAGCTTCCAGGTGAGGGTGGTCTGAGAAGCCTAGAAGGATGAAACCCATCAAGGAGCTCACATTGGCCTTTTCCATTTCTAGAGAGGGAACTGCTTCTGCTAAGAGGGAAATGAGAACAggtgcatttgaaaaaaattatcctaGATTCACAATGTACAAATAGAAGGGCTGATAGAAACTAACTTGtgcaacttattattttttttaccctcaTTAGCTTGCTGATTCAGAACATCAAGTCCAATGACTCGTCAAAATTTTTGAGTGTTTTCAATGTTGGGGTTGTTTGCACACATATCAAAAAACATGAGCTCACTTCTATTGAAATGAattgtctctcaaaataaagaagcaaGTATCATCTCCATGGTTTTAACTATCAACAAAATTATGCATACAAGATACAATATTCAGGTCTTAACATAGGGAgaaatttctcttcatcttttcccTTTATATACATTCTTACACATTCATCTGTGTACACTATATCAACAGAGAAAAGTAAGATACTTGGATTTAAAACTCTATCTAGAGATTAAAACACAGAGTTGAAtagttaaatattaaatgatttgcattttaaactaaattttagGTTGTGTGGCTGCCACCATGTACCATGCCCAGCTACCAGGTGCACAGTTGTCACTACATATTTTACCCAGCTACCATATCATGCCCAGCCTCCATATTGCTGACCCAGCCACCAGGATGCCCCAAGCCATGTGCCCACAGCCACCACTGCACACCAGACCCAGCTGTTCCCAGCCATCCTAACACACAACTCCCAGCTCCAAACCACCAGCCACTCCAGCAAGCAGCCCCCAGTCACAGCAGTACTTCAGAGGACCTGGTATATGAGTGGAGTCCCAGGACAAATTTTGGTAACACCTCTGCTTCACTCCCAACATCCCCAGTAAGCATATCCCTTCTGAGCTAGCCTACCTGGGTCCCACTAACACTGCAGAGAGCAAGTATAGACCACAAAAGTCAGAGATTCAATGCAGACAACTgtactgaaaggaaaagtgactcagacaCAACAACAGGAAGTTAAGGAACACACATAGGATGCTTCCCTGAAGCCCAaggttctggaggccagggaaCACTGCCGGGATTCCAGGACCTCTTCTGCAGAAGACAGAGGcaggcaaaatgaggagacagagaaatgtgtcccaaatgaaagaacaaaacaaggctACAGCCATAGTtgtaagtgaaacagatataagtaacatatcTGACAGagaacttatttttccttttttataaatttattttttattgatgttcaatttgccaacatatagaataacacccagtgctcatcccatcaagtgcccccctcagtgcccatcacccagtcacccccactccctgcccaccaccccttcccccacccctacagagaatttaaagcaatgatcataaggatacccACTGGACTTGAGAAGAGTGGAAGATATGAATAAGAGCCTTAACACAGAGATGAGGAATAATGTAACAAAGGGCttgataaacaaaatgagaaacatgcttgATAGAGTGAACAGTAGGGTAGAAGCAGAGGAttgaattagtgacctagaagggagagtaatggaaagtaattaagctgaacaaaagagagaaaaataattatgcaaactGAGAATAGGTTTAGGGAACCCAGGGACTCCATCAAACATTTGTACCATAGCAGTGccataagagaaaagataaaaaatagggaagaaaatttacttgaaaactGCCCATGCCTGGGGGAGAAAACAGATATTGAAACCCAAGAACAGAGAACCCTCATCAAATGCAACAAAATCAGATACACACCAAGATATGTTATAatcaaattggcaaaatatagacataaagaaaaaaattaaagcagcaaAAGGGGTCATTAACTTACAATGGAAAGTTCATTGGCTAGCACTTGACAAGCCAGAAGAGAATAGTGTgctatatttaaagtgctgaatgggaaaaatctgcaaccaagaatattctatccagcaaagtaatcatttagaatagaaagagagataaatagCTTTCCAGACAAACAatactaaaggagtttgtgaccactaaatcaatcttgcaagaaatattaaaggggactatTTAAGTGGAAAGGATTGATCAAAAGTGAGTGtataaaagtagaaaacacaaaagaagtaaaaatgaatatatctgCAAAATATCAGTCAGTGAACTCACaaagaaaggatataaaatgtattaacatGTTCCTAAAATgtagaaaggagagaagaaacaggTTCAAATTTAAACAatcatcaacttaatacagactgctCTATGCAGAACTTTTTATGTACTAATAGTAACTATAAGTTAAAAAACAGgcaataacttctttgacatctaCTAGGGCAACTTTATTCTACATACATCTCTCctaaggcaaggaaaataaaagcaaagataaaactactgggacttcatcaaaataaaaagcttctgcacagcgaaggaaacaatcaacaaaacaaaagacaatacACTTGATGGGAGATATTTTCAATCTAGcataacattatatgttaactacagtctaattaatataaaaacttaacaaaaagaataaaaagacattcCCATTGTTCTCATGATATAAAGTAAGATTATGTAGTGTGAGTAGACTGACAATTACTAAAAAtaacattacttaaaaatttaattggaggaaaataaattgaattaaaatgacaaatttaagtGAATactgtttttaatgaaaagaggGATAAAATGAATACTATAAGACAATCTCATGTGTTCCTCTAAGAATGAGAAAACtaggaaatataaaatgtcaGAATATATTTCCATTCTCTAACAGTTTGCCAAACTTGCCAAGAGTTCAATTGAAAATATATTCCACTTCCCCATTGACTAATGTTCTTCTTTCTGATTGTGAAATAATAGTAAAGGATTCAAATAAGATGGTTGCATCTAGTGGGCATATTTTATGCACCGAGCTAGATGTGAATCAGATGTAGTCTTTCCGCTCCCACACTTAGGAAGGAGAATGTCCATGATGatcacaaattattttctcacattttagaaaattctaatgTTGACATTGTCCTATTATTGAGAATTAATACACTAACTAtgacaaaaggaataaaaatggaaaaaatataaatattaatacaagttaaaagaaaggaaatgttacaatcaaatttttaaaagcagacacAAAGCAGGGTGACAttcaataaagataaaataaataacaagtagTAGAGGTGTTGAAATAAGTCCAAATTGTGTGAGAAATCTTAAGATGATAATTCTCCTTCTGTTTTCCTAAAATAAGAAGTAGTAAGTCACTGTGCAAGtatgaagggagaaataaaaaaaagatcgGAAAGAACTAGGTCTGTTAGTTTGGTAAGGATTTTGGAGTGTAGGCTGACAGCCTACAGATATGGATGATTTTGAAGAAATCTGTTTTAGAACACCTaactctgggcagcccaggtagctcagtggtttagcaccaccttcagcccaggtcctgttcctggagacccaggatcgagtcccatgtcaggctccctgcatgaagcctgcttctccctctgcctgtgtctctgcctctttctctctctctctgtgtctctcatgagtaaataaataaaatcttaaaaaaagaacacctgaCTGTGTAGAACTGACTGGATAAACAATAATGAAGGTAGATACGGCAAGTGACAGTCAGATACTACAGTGAGAAATATAATAGTGCATGTTGTTATCTTTTTGCCTCTAATTATAATTCAGACTAAGCCCCATACAGCAGGCAGAGTGACAGGCACTACACACAGGGCACTCAAGGCCTTACTTATTCTGGCCTGCACCCCCTGACATCTATGTCCACATCCACACGCCTAATTTTCACCCTGCCATACTGAGCTGTTTgcaatatcttaattttttctcaCTCAGCTATACTGTTTCTGTGTTACTCctctaacaacaacaaacaacaacaacaaaacaacaaaacaacaaatatatatatatatatatattttttttttcttcttcttcttcttctccagtCCCCTCCATCTTGGAAATTATCTATGTCCTTTTTAAGACTCAGCACTAGCCACTTAAGGACAAACCTCTCTTTGACTCTGAAGGACATTCCCCCTTTACATCTCATGTCTCTTCATGCTACAAGATTTATTTTGTGTTCACCCTATACCCTAAATCTTCTGTCATAGAAATTATAAGACACTACTGACCTAATGTTTACATCTGTATATTTCTATCAAATGctaagctatttcttttttttttaatttttatttatttatgatagtcacacagagagagagagagagaggggcagagacataggcagagggagaagcaggctccatgccgggagcctgacgtgggattcgatcctgggtctccaggatcgtgccctggtccaaaggcaggcgctaaaccgctgcgccacccagggatccctgctaagCTATTTCTTAAACTGAAGTCATGTTTTActgatattttacataatttctatGATGACTGATGCATAATAATTGATCCATGACTGCCCTATGGAAGAAAGAATGCGTTTATCAGGTGTCATAGTCCCCATGGTCAGGCTCTGTCTTGGTTGTGTCTGCAGAGCAGATATTGAAGGAACATAAGTGGTTATGGTCAAGTCATCTGAGCCAAGATGGAGAATTGAGCTGCTTCTGTTGGAGAAGACAACTAAAGCAACCAGTCAACACAAATTACAATAAAACATTTGGCCACATACTATAAAGGCATGAGAAAAGTCCAAACTGCAGAAAGTGCCAACTCCTGTTCATTTTCCTCCATGGAACGGTGCATTGAGGAAGAAGATGAAGTAAATTAGAATCAGTGGGAAAATCATATCGCTGTTGAGAAAAGTCTTCTGAAGTTTCatgggtcctgggaccaagcagagagggagaagtggacagTTAAATGTGAGGGCAGACAatcttctagtactctgttgattagcagtggtgagagtggacatccctgtcgtgctcctgatcttaggggaaaggctccaagtgtttccacattgagaatgatgtttgctgtgggctttttgtagctggcttttaagatgctgaggaatttttcttctatccctacacgttgaagaattttgatcaggaattgatgctgtattttgtcaaatgcattctctgcatctattgagaggatcatatggttcttgttttttctcttgttgatctGATCTATCACATTCATTATCTTACAAGTGTTAAACCAACCTTGTATCCTGGGGATAAATTCCACTAGGTCATGGTGAATAaccttcttaatgtattgttggatccaaTTGGCTAGTAActtgttgggaatttttgcatccatgttcttcGGACATATTTGTCATAATTCACCTTTTTGGTAAGGTCTTTGGCTTTAGGGATTATGTTAATGCTGGGCTCAGAAAACGAGtatggaagtattctgtccctttgcATCATTTGAAATAccttcagtagaataggtattgtttttctttaaaagtttgatagaattcccctgggaaaccatctggccctggactttgtgtcttgggaggtttttgatgactgcttcaatttcctcgctggttattggcctgttcagcttttctatttcttcctgctccagttttggtagtttgtggttttccagaaatgcatccatttcttctagattgcataATTTATTGGCATGCAgagctcataataagtttttaaaataatttgtatttccttggtattggtgatgatctctcctttttcattcgtgattttattttttttaatcttttctcttttctttgtaataaggcaggctagtggtttatctatcttattagttctttcaaagaaccagctcctggttttattgatctgttctacagttcttctggtctctatttcattgagttcttctcgaatctttattatttctcttcttttgcttggtgtaggtttcacttgctgttctttctccaattcttttaggtgtgaggttaccttgtgtatttgagttttttccaatttctttgaAGGAGGCTTGtgttgcgatgtatttccctcttagaactgcttttgctgtatccccaaATTATGAattgttgtattttcatttttgttaatttccatgaatctttttaattcttctctaatttcctggttgaccctttcatctgtTAGCAGGAttgtctttaacctccatgtgtttgaatttcttccaaatttcttcttgtgattgagttctagtttcaaagcatttttatctgaaaatatgcaggggacaattccaatcttttggaATCCATTTAGACCTGATTTATGTCCCAGTATgcagtctattctggagaaagttccatgtgcacttgagaagaatgtgtattcagttacgTTTGGATAGAAAGctctatatatctgtgaaatctatttggtccagtgtatcatttaagtcCCTTGTTTATTTGGCAATGCTATGAttaaaatatctgtcatttgctgaacgtgccatgttgaagtctcccaatattagtgtattattatctaagtatgtctttactttgggtattaattgattgatatacttggcagctcccacactAGGGACATAAATATGCATGACTGTTAGGTCTtattgttggatagatcctttaagtatgatataggttccctcttcatctcttactacagtctatcggataaactttaatttatctaatatgagTATTGGTAtgccagctttcttttgaagaccacttgtttttttatataaatttattttttatcggtgttcaatttaccaacatataaaataacacccagtgctcatcctatcaagtgctcccctcagtgcatgtcacccagtcacccccatccctgccctcctccctttctacccaAGTTCAACCcaagttcatttctcagagttagaagtctctcatgttctgtctctctttctaatatttcccactcttttttctcctttccccctttttaaaaataaatttattttttattggtgttcaatttgccaacatatacaataacacccagtgctcatcccatcaagtgcccacctcagtgcccgtcacccagtaacccccaccccctgccctcctccccttccaccacctctagttcatttcccagagttaggagtctctcatgttctgtctccctttctgatatttcccactcattttctctcctttcccatttattccctttcactatttttttatattccccaaatgaatgagaccatataatgtttgtcattctctgatggacttatttcactcagcataataccctccagttccatccacattgaagcaaatggtgagtatttgtcgtttctaatggctaatattccattgtatacaaagaccacatttgaagaccatttgaatgataaatggtgtccaccccttcattttcatctggaggtgtccttaggtctgaaatgagcCTTTTACAGACAGCATATAtatggtcttgctttttttatccagtccaataccatgcatcttttgatgggataatttagcccattcacattcagagtaactactgaaacatatgaatttgggtcattgtattacctattcagtccctgtttttgtgaattgCTTCTTTGGGATTCTTCTTTCATTTACAGGATCCCCCTTAATGTTTCTTGTAGAACTattttggtggtcacatattctttcagcttctgtctatcctggaagctctttatctctccttctattctgaatgacagccttgctggatatttTTGGCTggatgttcttctcatttagtaccttcAATATATcgtgccagccctttctggcctgccaggtctctgggaGACATCCAGTGTTGATCTGATATTGCTCCCATATAAATTAGGAATCTCTTGTTTcatgctgctttaagaattttctctttatctttgaaatttgcaagttttgcTGTTAAAtat
Encoded here:
- the LOC112672713 gene encoding LOW QUALITY PROTEIN: olfactory receptor 2G3-like (The sequence of the model RefSeq protein was modified relative to this genomic sequence to represent the inferred CDS: inserted 3 bases in 2 codons); translated protein: MEKANVSSLMGFILLGFSDHPHLEAALFVFVLFFYLLTLVGNLTITIISYLHPLLHTPMYFFLSNLSLLDLCFTTSLAPQMLVNLRGPEKTITYGGCVVQLYISLALGSTECILLAVMALDHYVAICKPLHYVAIMNPRLCQQLASISWFSGLANSLIHATITLQLPLCGNHRLDHFICEVPALLKLACVDTTVNXIGAFLVSVLFLLIPPTLILISYGFISQAVLKIKSVEARHKACSTCSSHLTVVIIFYGTIIYMYLQPRNSCTQNQGKFISHFYTMVTPTLNPIIYTXRNRDMKVAVKTLLSKKLCSL